AATTGGAGTAAAGAAAATTGTCGAGAACGCGGGTTTTGTAGCCGCGCTTCAGCAGCTCGCGCACCATGACAGATCCGACATACCCGGCACCGCCGATAACCAGAACATGCCGCGGTTGAACCATCCCACGCTTCGCGGACCTGGCAAGTCGAGAGAGCTCGTCCTGCAAGGCGTCAGCGGCAACCCGCGGGTCTTCACCCTCGATTTGCGCGGCGCAATTGCGAATCGCCTGAGCGTAAACCTCGTCCATCACGGCGGGCTCGGATTCCCCGTTCTCGCCAATACCGTCAATCGTCAGTGCCATATTCTGAGGCTCCCTAAGAGGGGTCGAGGTCCATGAGACCAAGCCCGGAGTCATTGATCCTCAGAATGTCGGGATAATGGTTAATGTCCCCTTTAGAAACCAAGCCTTAACCATAAAAAACGCCCCTTTCCTGCGGAAAGAGGCGTCTCAACAGGGTTACCAGCCCGTCATCAGAATTGGCTTAATCGTGATTTTGGCTCAGAACTGCTTTTCAGGCAGCCGAACCACAAGACCGTCAACTTCATCGGAAACCTTGATCTGGCAGGAGAGACGGCTTCCGTCACGCACATCAAAGGCGAAGTCGAGCATGTCTTCTTCCATCTGCTCGGCAGAGCCGGTCTTGTCTTTCCATGCATCGTCGACATAGACGTGGCAGGTCGCGCAGGCGCAGGCCCCGCCGCAATCCGCATCAATGCCCGGAATGGAGTTCTTAATTGCGCCTTCCATCACCGTCATACCGTTTTCACAGTCAATGGTGTGGGACGTCCCGTCATGTTCGATATAGGTGATCTTCGCCATGGCTCCCGTCGAATCTTTCCCTGTTAAGCGTCGCCGGGCCTCTTAAGCGTGCCCGCGCCAAGAAAATGACGCCTGTGTCATTATTTTTCAAGTGGCGATTTGCCTGAATGTTGACTTAGGCAGCCACCGACCGCTCCGAATAAGCAGCAGGCCGGGAAATATCACGCGTGCTTGCCTGTCGTCCAGCCGGATTTGGCCAAATGATCACTCGCATGCGCCACCGGCACCTCTTCCAGCGGGGTTGCCAGCGTGTCATTCCACCGGTTGAGAAAGCCAAAAGCTGAGATCACCGCGACGATATCGACAATCTGGTCCTCATCGAAATGAGGTTTGAGAGCCTCAAAATCAGCGTCAGAGACGCCGTTTGGCACCTGGGCGGACAACTGCCCAACAGTGAGCGCCGCCCTTTCCGCCTCAGAAAAGAGATCGGATGTCTCATACTCCCAGATCTGGGCGAGCTTCTGCGCATCCAGATCGTCCGCATTTTCAGCCCCGTGATGCGTATGGGCCTGGCAATAGAGACACCCGGCCGACCGACTGGCCATATAGGCGATCATCTGCCGAAGGCCCGGCGACAGCGCCCCACCCAGATTGACCTGCGCCATCATGCTCACAAAGGCTTTTACCAACTCCGGGCGCCGCGCCATGATCAACAAGGAATTGGGCAAGAAACCCATAGAGGCCTCTGCCAAAGCCAGATGGTCTTCCAGGTCGGGCAGGTCCGCCCGGTCCAATGGTGCCAATCGAGTCATATATTCCTCCCAGAACAAGCCAGATCAAGATGGTGACGCTTAGAGAGCGCCCGCCTTTGGGTTTAGGCTAGGCGGTGAGCCGCGGCATCACCAGTGGAGCGAGATCACAATTAGCTGATCCGGCCCTCAGCTGATCCCGACACGCGTTTGCATTTCGCTGCGGAGAACGGACATACTCACTGGAGCAAAATTTACCTGAACAAAAAGACAAAACGGGCCACACCATGCTTCCAGAACACAGAGCGCACAGCGAGACCATGGCCCAAAATGCAAATGCCATGGTGGACGGCATTGTCTGGCAGACCATCGCTCTTTCGCTGGGCTGTGCAGCGATCATTGTCGGCACGATGACGGCGGGGGCGCTGAACGCCATCCCGCTCTGGGCGGTCTCACTCATCATCTATGTGAGCGTTTACTTAAGCTACACCGCGCTTCACGAGGCAGTGCATCAGAACATTACCGGCATGCGGAAGGACCTCGCCTGGATCAACAAGGCGATCGGCACCCTCTCCTCTTTCTTCCTCGTACATTCCTACGAGATGCACAAAACCATTCACCTGACTCATCACCGCAACACCAACGATCCGGAACACGACCCGGACCATTGGGTGAATGGCTCAAACTTTCTGATGACCTGCTTGCGCAGCGGCACGCTGTTCAACGGCTACTTCTTCTATTGCTACAAGCATTGGGACGACCCGCAAATGCGCCGTGCCTACTGGATCGGTTTGCGCGACACTTTCCTCTCTCTAGGGGCCATCGCGCTGATTGCGGTGTTTGTCGATTGGAAACTCGCCGTCTTCGGGTTTCTGGTGCCCGCAACATTTGCCATGATGACCCTCGGTGTCTTCTTCGACTATCTCGTCCACGTGCCCTACAAAGCCCGCGCGCGCTTTGAGAACACCCGTGTCATTGTCTTTCCTCGCTGGCTCGACACGATTGTTACCTGGGCCTATGTGCAGCAGAACTATCACGGCGTGCACCACGCCTTTCCGCGCATTCCCTTTACGAAATATCGGCACTTTTTCCGCACAACGGAGGAAGATGTGGTTGAAGCAGGCATGCCTGTCGCCCGCCCTCTCGGATAAGCGACAAACGCCCGACATGACAAAGCCTCTCAACGTTCTTTTCATCACCGCAGACCAATGGCGCGGCGACTGCCTCTCGGCCCTCGACCATCCCGTGGTGAAAACACCCAACCTTGATGCGCTTGGCGAGGACGGCATGATGTTCACCCGGCACTATGCGAACGCCGTGCCCTGCGCGCCGAGCCGTGCCTCGCTGCACACCGGCCTCTACCTGCAGAACCACCGCGCCTGCACCAATGGCACGCCGCTTGATGCCCGCCACACCAACTGGGCACTGGAGGCGGAGAAGATCGGCTATGACCGAGTGCTGATTGGCTATACGGACACAGCAAACGATCCCCGCGAATTGCAGGACGACAGCCCCTGGCTCCGCACGTACGAAGGCCCGCTGCCAGGCATTCGCCCCATCGCCATGATGGGCACCTGGCCGGGCCCCTGGGCCGACTACCTGAAAGACAAGGGTTATCCCCTGCCCGAAGATTTGCGCCAGACCTTCGGGCTCCGCGATGAAGGCCCGGACTATGAGCATGGCCGTGCGAGCCCAAAGCCGCTTGTCTATCCGGCCGAGGATAATGACACCGCCTATCAGGTGGATCGCTGCATGGAGTATATGGGCAAGACACAAGACCCCTTCATCATGCATCTGTCGCTCCTGCGTCCTCACCCGCCCTGGGTGGCAAGCGAGCCGTACGCGTCCATGTATGACCCGGAAAGCCTGCCCGGCTACATCCGTGCAGAAACGCCGGGAGAAGAAGGCGCCATCCATCCCTGGCTCGAACATCAGTTGGAGCACCGCCACTATCTCGCACCCGACAATGACAAGAAGCAGCGGCGCATGAAGGCAGTCTATTACGGCCTCATGACGGAGGTGGATTACCAGATCGGGCGGTTAATCGCGTTCCTGAAAGAGAGCGGCCAGTACGACAACACGCTCATCATCTTCACCTCAGACCATGGGGAGCAGATGGGTGACCATTGGCTGATTGGTAAGACCGGCTATTTCGACGGCTCCTATCATATTCCGCTGATCATTCGTGACCCGCGCGCAGGCGAAACGCGTGGCACCCGCATCGACGCCTTCACGGAAAATGTGGACATCATGCCGACGTTGCTCTCGAGCATCGGCGCGCCCGTCCCGCCTCATTGCGATGGGCGGTCACTGGGCCCCGTTCTGGAAAGCGGCAGTGTGCCCCGCGACTGGCGCACGGAAGCCCACTGGGAATATGACTTTCGCGATCCGGCAGACGACAAGGCAGAACAGCGTCTCGGCATCACGCTGCATCAATGCACCATGAATGTGATCCGCTCAGAGAAATACAAATACGTCCACTTCACCAATCTGCCCCCGCTCTTTTTCGATCTGCAAAAAGACCCGGACGAACTGATGAACCGCGCGAACGATCCCGACTATCTGCCGCTGGTGCTGGAGTTCGCCCAAAAAATGCTCTCTTGGCGCATGGCCCATGACGAAGCCACCCTCACCCACGTCACCCTGACAGACGATGGGCCGGTGGAACGAGCCGCACAGCGCTAGTTAAACCCACTAACGCCACCAAAAACAAAAGCTGTCACCCCGGCCCCCGAGCCGGGGTCCATACTAGCTCAATGTCTGACGGAATTCCCAATGGATCCCGGATCAAGTCCGGGATGACACCAGTGCGTGAGGCACAGACTACCAACAAATAGAAGCCGTCACCCCCGGACTTGTTCCGGGGGTCCAGGAGCGACAAGCTCTTGCAATGGAGAAACACTTCTATGGCTGCCTCATGGCACGTGGATGTGATGGTGATATCTCTTCAAACACCTACGCCAATGGCAATTCAGAGCACTCTCACCCTGGATTGCCGGAACAAGTCCGGCAATGACGTATGTGTGGTGGCAATGCCGCAATCCAAAACAGAAATTTTCGCTAGCAACAGTTCACAGGGACTCCTATCGTCTTTCATTATTAGGATTTAGAACTCACGAGACAATATGATGTCTGGAAGAACAAAAAAATTTGCCGAAGAGCTTGACCGCTTAATCTCAGAAGGTGGGGAGCTACTCAACGCGATCCAGCATGAATGCCACCCCACGGAGTTTATGAACGAGGTAGAAAAGACACTCAACAAAGAGAAGGCCAAGAAATTCATTGCTGAGTTACCTAGCTTCAACGAGGGGTATCAACAATGGTATTCAGAGGCTCAAGAAGTTATCAAACAAACTCTTCCTGGTAGATTGAATGACTTCAATTCATACTTTGAGTACCCAAAGACCAGGAAAGAAATTACTTATCAGAACTATATGATCAGAGATTGCTTGCAAGGCTATCGAAGAACAAATTGGGAAGGAGAAATCATTGTAGACAAGTCTGCCGCGATCCCGGAATTTGCCCAACAGCTCAACATAGTAAAAGCCGCCAAAACAGCTCTCGAGTCATCCTTAATGGATTTGAAAGCTGTGCTGCAGGCAGACCTTTTTGACTCTGAGATTGAAAGTGCCAGCGCACTGGCGAAAGCTGGTTACTTGCGTGCGGCAGGCGCAATCTGCGGCGTTGTCATCGAGAAGCATCTCGTGCACACCTGCGACATCCACAAAATTGGTGTTAAAAAAAAGAATCCTACACTGTCTGATCTCAGCCAGCTTTTGCGAGACAACAACATCACGACAGTTCCTCAATGGCGCTTCATTCAGCACCTAGCAGATATACGAAATATTTGCGACCATGCAAAAGGTCGCGAACCCACGAAAGAAGAAATCGGCGATTTGGTGACAGGGTCAGAGAAGGTTTTAAAGACCGTGTTCTGAAGTTCAGAACCAGCAAGATTATCTATCCAGCATATCTGCGCAGACGAATCTCACCCCACCAGCCCCTCAATCTGTTCCGCACTCACCCCATTGGCTTTCGCGACCTCGATGATCTCTCCCCAAGTGGTGTCGTCGATCGGGATGCCGTTCGCGCGGCGCTCGGCCTCTGAAATCCGTTCCGGGTCACCGGGCGACAGGACCGGTTCTCCCGGCACCTGTTCCGGCGAGGCTTTGAAATAATCCACCATCGCGTCAATCTCGGAGCGCATCCAGTCCCGATCCCCGAGTCGTGAGGGATCAATGACGATGGCGAGCATGTGATTGATGATGGAATTGTGCCGCTCATTGCCGGGCTGGATCGTGCCACCGCCGGTGAGAACCCCCGCCAGCACTTCCGCCATAAAGGCAAGCCCATAACCCTTATGCGCCCCGATAGCGAGGAGCGCGCCACGCGGCTCATCAAACATGACCGACGGGTCCGTTGTCGGCGCGCCGGTCTTATCCAAAAGCGTGTCGGGCTCCACGTCTTCACCCTTATTCATGGCAACCCGCACTTTACCAAGGGCGACTTTCGACGTCGCCATATCGAGCAAAATGTCGTCTGACTTATTGCCGCCCGGCACCGCAATGCAGATAGGGTTGGTACCGAACCGCGAGTCTGTGCCCCGATGCGGTGCCACCAGTGGCGAATGATCCACAACATTGGCAAAATGAATAGAGACCATGCCCGCTTTCAACGCCTGCTCTCCATAGGTGCCAACGCGGCCAATGTGATGCGCATTAGCAAGGCTCATGAGTGCAACACCTGTCTCTTTCGCGCGCGCAATCGTCTGCTCCATCGCCTGACGCGCCACGATCTGCCCATAGCCGCGCCCGCCGTCAAAGCGCAGGATCGCCCCATCGTCTTTGACAAGCTTTACAGAGGTGTTGGGTTTCAACAGGTCCATATGCTGGATGAACACATAAGCCGGCACCATGCCCACCCCATGGCTGTCATGCCCGGTGAGGTTCGCTCGCACCAGATGCCAGGCAACAAGTTCCGCTTCTTGCGGCTCGCTCCCCCCACCCATCAAAATGGCTTCCACAACTTTCTGTAGCTTGTCCGGGGCGATTAACATCGGTGTCCTCCAAGGGGATATGTGAACTCACTTGTTTTCCTGAGCCTAATTCGGCACACCTGAGATGGGAAATGTTTCAGATCAACGGAAGTCATTGTGGACCAGCTGGATTGTGTGGTGATTGGTGCAGGCGTTGTAGGGCTCGCCATTGCGCGCGCCCTTGCGCTTCAGGGCCGCGAAGTTGTGGTGCTGGAAAAAGCCAAGCTCATTGGCAGCGAAACCTCCTCCCACAACTCAGAAGTGATCCACGCAGGCATCTATTACGCTGCAGAAAGTCTGAAGGCTCGCTTCTGTGTTGAAGGCCGCAAGCGCCTCTATCCCTTCATGGAAGAGCGCGGCATAGAGCATAAGAAGTGCGGGAAGCTGATTGTTGCAACAAATGCCGCCCAAATCGCTGAGCTTGGCGACATCAAAAAGCGTGCGGAACGAAACGGCGTTGATGACCTGCGGTTTGTTGAAAAGACAGAACTCGCGCAGATGGAACCGGCTTTGCGAGCAGAAGCCGCCCTGCTCTCGCCTTCCACCGGCATTCTGGACGGTCATGGCCTCATGCTCGCTTACCAGGGAGACATGGAAGACCGCGGTGGCGCCATCGCCTTTGGCAGCTCCGTCGATACCATGGAAGCGCAGGACGACGGCATCATCCTCAACATCTCTGGCGACACCAAGATGGTGATCAAAGCAAAGACAGTCGCGAACTCAGCAGGCTTCTCCGCACCGCTACTGGCTGCCAACACAAAAGGTCTCACACCCGCTCATCAACCGACGGCCTATTATGCGAAGGGGAATTATTTCACCCTCGCTGGCCGCGTACCTTTTTCTAAGCTTATCTACCCGGTGCCGGAAAAAGCGGGCCTCGGCGTACACCTGACTCTGGACCTTGGCGGTCAGGCACGCTTTGGACCGGATGTAGAATGGGTGGACACGCCAGACTATGCCGTTGACCCCAAACGGGGTGAGAGCTTCTACGAAGCAATCCGGAACTATTGGCCGGATCTGAAGGACGGCAGCCTGCAACCCGGCTATGCGGGTATCAGACCGAAACTTCAGGCGCCGGGCGAACCGGCTCATGATTTTCGGATCGACGGACCGAGCACCCATGGTCTGCCCGGCCTTGTGAACCTGTTCGGGATAGAAAGCCCGGGTCTCACCGCGTCCCTTGCCATCGGCGACTATGTCGCCGACCAACTTCGAGATTAATCCGCCAGAAGAACCGCGATGTGGGCTACGGTTTCATCAACCGTGTTTCTGAGCATCATCAGCGCATCATCACGGGCCTCACCGGATGGATCAGCTAATTGTTCGGCTGTCTCAGCCTGGTCAGCAACTGCCCAGGCACCAACGCCGCGCGCAGACCCCTTGAGACTATGAGCTGCATCTTTCCACTCTTTCGGCGAAGAGCAGGCTTCAAGCCGTTCCACATAGACGCCTGCCTGGCATCGAAAGAGACCCAGCAACTCGCATTCCAGCGAACGATCGCCCAATGTGTATTTGGAAAGATGAACCAGATCGATCAAAGCACTCTCTCGTCTGTTCCCAACACAAGCTGGCACTTCAGCTCGCAACGCCATTCCCCCAGACATACGCAACTCCAATTAACGCAACACAAGAGCGACCAGTATTGGCATCAAAGCTTACCGAAGACCTTTTCTGCCCTCCTCAAACCCGGCAGAAACCCGCAATCTCGTTAACAGTATTAACGAAATCAAAAATCCGGAAAATCTTAGGAAAACTGCGCCAGACAACGGCTGATCTTGAAAAGGTTAACAGCTTCAAGTCTAGAATCGTCAGGACCCGGAGCTTTTCCCTTGACTTTATGGTTAATATTTAGTAAACATTTAGTTGAGGTTGCAAGAGCCTCGTGACTCGTAAGAACCCCTCGTAGAGCCCCCGGCGCGCCCCCTCGCCGGGGGCATTTCGTTGGGTCATCCAAACTTCAAAGTGGGGCTACTGGCTTTTGTCCACACCGAGAATTTTGTACCCCGCTGGCGTCAATTTGCAGACAAGCCAGTTGGGCTTGACCGGATTGGCAAACCAGGGCTCAGCCCAACCCCGCGCAATACAGGAACGGATCGTGCGAATGTCGATTTCCTGGCCTTCATCATCAAAGAGCGGCAGCTTCCCACCGGGCTCCTTTAAGCCGCGGATAAGGTACCGGATTTGTGCCCAGGTAGGTTTGGCGTGCCGGTCAGCTGCCCGCGCGGCCGCGCCGTCCACCTCTTCCGTTTCCGTCTTCATCTCGTCGCTGCCAGGCATAGACTTGACCCCGTCGGAGTGCCGTACGCATCGCGTTGATTTCGGCTTCAGAGCAAATCCTGAACCTTTGCATCAAATGCGGCAAGCTCTAGCGACGCCACCTTGTCTATCAAGCGGTCTGCCGGCCTCTCCAGCTTGACTCCGCGGGCTCAATCCAACACCTTTAAATATCTCAGAGGCCAAGAGAAAAAATCCTTATGGAACAAGTAGATCGCCCCACATCTTCTCTGTCCGTCGCAAGTGAGCCAGCGGCTGGCCCCGGCCTGTCCGCAGCGCCGGCGAATGAAGATTCTGCCGCGACCGGAGAGCTTTATCGTCTGATGTCGCGGCGCCCCAGCCGGACAATTTTGACAATGGCAGGTGCACTGACAGCCCTCTGGACTGGTTCCATAGTGGCCTATGTGACGGGTTTTTACGGGCTGAATGGTCTGGCGAGCGCACCCCGGGCGGAATTGGCGCTGCTAGCTGCCGCTGCCCTCGCCCCTCTGACCCTCATTTGGCTGGTGGCCTTTATTGCCTGGAGAAGCCAAGAGATGCGCCTTATGGCGGACGCTCTTGCTCGAACTGCGCTCCGTCTGACTGAGCCGGAAGAAACCGCGATTGGCGATGTCGCCCGCTTGGGCAATCAGGTGGCCCATCACCTGGACACGGTGAATAAAGGCATAGACGACGCCCTTGCCCGCGCAGCAGCCCTGAACATTATGCTGCAAGAACAGCTCACCGATATTGACGCAGGAAGTGAACGTGCAGAGCTTCGGGCGTCCCAGTTGCAAGAGATGCTCGGCGAGCACAAGCAAGCTCTGGAAGGCCTGTCACAATCGCTGGGCAATGAAACCGACACTGTGACGCGGCACCTGTCTGGCCAGATAGCCTCTGTGCGCGGTGTGACGGCATCTGCCGAACAGAAGATGGAAGCGGCGACTGAAAGGCTGCGCCATCAGTCAGAAGCCCTGTCCCGCGCCAGCGAGGCGGCAATCGGCGGCGCGGATGCCACAACCTCCATGCTCGACCGGCAATCTTCCCGCCTGGAAGTAGTCGCACAAACCGCGCTTTCTAAGGCCGATGGCCTTACCGAACGCTATGAAGCACAGCGCGATGCCATTGCAGAAGCTGCCCTGGCTCTTGAGAGCGAACGCAATCGGTTGGATGCCTCCTTCGAGAAACATCGCACACTCATTGAGAACACCTCTGGGCAGATGGCAGAACGGACCGTTGAAATAGATGAAGCAGTTGCCCGTCTTTCCCGCGAGCTCACCCACTCAATGGAAACTGCCTCATCCCGCGCCAAGGAATTAGGCTCCACTTTCGCCGGAGAGGTGAGCGCTATCACCCGCGCCGCAAACGACGCAGCAAATACTGTCGGCGATGCGTCGCGCAGCGCCAGCGACGGCTTGGAAGCCGCCACAGCCACCTTCGGAAATGCCGCAAAACAGACAACAGAAGCGGCACAGGCTGCCTCAACGTCCCTGGAAAAGGCTGCCTCCGAAATCGAAAATGCCGTCACCGCCCGCTCAAACGCCGCCGCAAAGAAACTCGATGAGCACATTGTCGGCCTGCGCTCTGAAATGGAAAAATCCGCAACAGATGCAGAAGCTGCCGGTGAACGCCTGGGCGCAGCAATGTTTGGGATTGGTGGCGCAGCAAAAGAAGCAGGCCGCGCGCTCCACTCCGCAAGCGAAGACCTCGAAAGACGGATGGCTGAACTGCCTGAGGAAGCAGCAGACGGCGCCCAAGCCCTTCAGAGGGTCTTGGAGGATCAGGTATCAGCCCTCGCCTCCATTGCCGAAATAGTGGTGCGCCACGCGCGTACCCTGGACCGTAACGGGCCACAGCGTGCCGTCACGCCAGCAATTACAGCGCCCCAAGTGCCACAATCACAAAACAGCGGCACTGGTCGGGCACCGGAAAACGGCTCCTGGGGCATCTCAGACCTTCTTGCAGCCGCGGGACATGCGGATCGCCCGGCCCCACAGACCAATGACGGCGAGCTTCATAGAAGATCCTTGCATATCATCGAGAGCCTGCAATCCATCGCGATCGACCTCGACCGCGCCCTTGAACAAAGCCCACCAGCAGACCTTTGGCGCCGCTATCAAGATGGCGAGCGAAATGTCTTCGCCCGTCGGCTCTACAATCTCCAGGGTCGAGAGCTTTACGATCAGATATCACAGAAATATTCGGCGGAACGAGAGTTTCGCGAGAATGCGGACAAGTTCATGGTGCTTTTTGAGCAACTGCTCACAGAGGCGGCCGAACGAGATCGGGAAGGCATCCTCGCAGACACTTACCTCACGTCCGATACAGGGAAAGTCTATCTTCTCCTTGCACAGGCGACAGGACGCCTCTCCTGACCAGATAAGGTGGTCTGACCCCATAAGATGCCCTGAAAACGGTTAGCTAGCTGGTTCAGTGCGCTCTGCCGCAATGATTTCGTCATATGCCCACAGCGCAATGGCAGACAAAACCTCAGAACTCGCTTCATCAAATGCACTCACAACATCAATGGTGCGCGTGCTCTCTGATTCTTTCACGCTTTCAAAGCGCCTGCTTGAAATCACGGTGTCACTAAACCGACGAACAAGCTTCGAGTTGATCCGAACATGGACATCGTCCATTTCTGATCCTTCGCTCTCCACGCCGAACCGCGAAATGGAGACCTGCAGCAGATAGTCAGACCGGATCCCTGCCGAGCGAGGCCCCACCGCTTGAAAGCGTCCCCCTTGGTCCATAGCGTCAACTAAAAGAACCTGGACCATATCAGGTACGCGGTCTGCCCATCGCGCGCCTGAGAAATATCTGATCTCATTGGGTGATGGCTGAAAAACAATACGGTTCGAATTAAGGGCAGCAGGCGCTTCCGGCGCATCAACAACAATCTGGGTCGATATCTGCGGCCGGTTCTGCCCAAATTCAATCATAGGAGACGTGAGAACATAAATGTCAGGGGCCTCACTCGTCCCCACCGCAGCAAGCGCGCACGCCTGAAGCGCAATGGCAACAATTCCGATCCCACCAAACCGCGTAAATCTGACTTGAGACTTCTTCATTTTATCGTCCTGATTCCGGTTCATATTCTGGCGTATCGCTTCCAAGCAAGAACCCGGCAGGGTCTCCCTCCGCACGGGAAACAAACCGTTCCAAAGCCGCGACCATTTCCCTAGCTTCCTCAATCAACAGGGGCAATTGCCCCAAGCCATCGCGAGTGAAACTATTGATGGAACCTCGATTGTTCGACAATACAAGCTCAAGCTCTTCTGCGACACGACCATAGGAAGCCGCTGCGCCTTTTGCTTCTCGAACCAATTCGGTCACATCATTTTCCATCAACTGGTCAGCAGTACCCGCAAGACTTTCAAGCTTGCCGGTCGCCGCAGCAACGTCTGAGGTGATTGTATTGATGTTCTCCAGTGTTCCAGAAATATCACCAGAGCTATCCGCCAATTCTGTCGAGAGTGTTTCCAAATTAGACACAATGGTTTTGATTGAGCTCCGGTTTTCTCGAACCAAAAGTCGGACATCCCTCAAAAGCGCGTTGGCATTCTCAATGGCGTCTGGCGCGCTCATAAAGAGCTCCTGAAAGGCAGACGGTGCGGCGATAATTGTGGGATAAGATTCCCCGGCCTGCGGCATCAAAGGGGGTGATGAGGACGTCCCCCCTGTCAACTCGATCTGCGCCACGCCGGTCAAACCAAACAGTTCCAGTTTGGCATCGGTATCTTCTTTCACAGGCGTGCGGGCATCCAACTCAACGAGCGCAACCACTTTGCTGGGATCATCTTCAGCCAGGTGCAGGTCGACAACCCGGCCAACAGGGATCCCGTTATACTGGACAACCCCGGACTCAGTCAGGCCGGACACCGAACCAGAGAAAACAATCTCGTAATAGGCGTAAGTCCGATCAAGCTGAACCCGCCCAACCCACAGTGCAAACAGGAAGAGGGCTGCAATCGTCGCCAACGCAA
The DNA window shown above is from Parvibaculaceae bacterium PLY_AMNH_Bact1 and carries:
- a CDS encoding fatty acid desaturase (Derived by automated computational analysis using gene prediction method: Protein Homology. GO_process: GO:0006629 - lipid metabolic process [Evidence IEA]), which translates into the protein MAQNANAMVDGIVWQTIALSLGCAAIIVGTMTAGALNAIPLWAVSLIIYVSVYLSYTALHEAVHQNITGMRKDLAWINKAIGTLSSFFLVHSYEMHKTIHLTHHRNTNDPEHDPDHWVNGSNFLMTCLRSGTLFNGYFFYCYKHWDDPQMRRAYWIGLRDTFLSLGAIALIAVFVDWKLAVFGFLVPATFAMMTLGVFFDYLVHVPYKARARFENTRVIVFPRWLDTIVTWAYVQQNYHGVHHAFPRIPFTKYRHFFRTTEEDVVEAGMPVARPLG
- a CDS encoding carboxymuconolactone decarboxylase family protein (Derived by automated computational analysis using gene prediction method: Protein Homology.) is translated as MTRLAPLDRADLPDLEDHLALAEASMGFLPNSLLIMARRPELVKAFVSMMAQVNLGGALSPGLRQMIAYMASRSAGCLYCQAHTHHGAENADDLDAQKLAQIWEYETSDLFSEAERAALTVGQLSAQVPNGVSDADFEALKPHFDEDQIVDIVAVISAFGFLNRWNDTLATPLEEVPVAHASDHLAKSGWTTGKHA
- a CDS encoding alkaline phosphatase family protein (Derived by automated computational analysis using gene prediction method: Protein Homology.) codes for the protein MTKPLNVLFITADQWRGDCLSALDHPVVKTPNLDALGEDGMMFTRHYANAVPCAPSRASLHTGLYLQNHRACTNGTPLDARHTNWALEAEKIGYDRVLIGYTDTANDPRELQDDSPWLRTYEGPLPGIRPIAMMGTWPGPWADYLKDKGYPLPEDLRQTFGLRDEGPDYEHGRASPKPLVYPAEDNDTAYQVDRCMEYMGKTQDPFIMHLSLLRPHPPWVASEPYASMYDPESLPGYIRAETPGEEGAIHPWLEHQLEHRHYLAPDNDKKQRRMKAVYYGLMTEVDYQIGRLIAFLKESGQYDNTLIIFTSDHGEQMGDHWLIGKTGYFDGSYHIPLIIRDPRAGETRGTRIDAFTENVDIMPTLLSSIGAPVPPHCDGRSLGPVLESGSVPRDWRTEAHWEYDFRDPADDKAEQRLGITLHQCTMNVIRSEKYKYVHFTNLPPLFFDLQKDPDELMNRANDPDYLPLVLEFAQKMLSWRMAHDEATLTHVTLTDDGPVERAAQR
- a CDS encoding 2Fe-2S iron-sulfur cluster-binding protein (Derived by automated computational analysis using gene prediction method: Protein Homology. GO_function: GO:0009055 - electron transfer activity [Evidence IEA]; GO_function: GO:0051536 - iron-sulfur cluster binding [Evidence IEA]) gives rise to the protein MAKITYIEHDGTSHTIDCENGMTVMEGAIKNSIPGIDADCGGACACATCHVYVDDAWKDKTGSAEQMEEDMLDFAFDVRDGSRLSCQIKVSDEVDGLVVRLPEKQF
- a CDS encoding malate/lactate/ureidoglycolate dehydrogenase (Derived by automated computational analysis using gene prediction method: Protein Homology. GO_function: GO:0016491 - oxidoreductase activity [Evidence IEA]), which encodes MLIAPDKLQKVVEAILMGGGSEPQEAELVAWHLVRANLTGHDSHGVGMVPAYVFIQHMDLLKPNTSVKLVKDDGAILRFDGGRGYGQIVARQAMEQTIARAKETGVALMSLANAHHIGRVGTYGEQALKAGMVSIHFANVVDHSPLVAPHRGTDSRFGTNPICIAVPGGNKSDDILLDMATSKVALGKVRVAMNKGEDVEPDTLLDKTGAPTTDPSVMFDEPRGALLAIGAHKGYGLAFMAEVLAGVLTGGGTIQPGNERHNSIINHMLAIVIDPSRLGDRDWMRSEIDAMVDYFKASPEQVPGEPVLSPGDPERISEAERRANGIPIDDTTWGEIIEVAKANGVSAEQIEGLVG
- a CDS encoding hypothetical protein (Derived by automated computational analysis using gene prediction method: GeneMarkS-2+.), whose protein sequence is MMSGRTKKFAEELDRLISEGGELLNAIQHECHPTEFMNEVEKTLNKEKAKKFIAELPSFNEGYQQWYSEAQEVIKQTLPGRLNDFNSYFEYPKTRKEITYQNYMIRDCLQGYRRTNWEGEIIVDKSAAIPEFAQQLNIVKAAKTALESSLMDLKAVLQADLFDSEIESASALAKAGYLRAAGAICGVVIEKHLVHTCDIHKIGVKKKNPTLSDLSQLLRDNNITTVPQWRFIQHLADIRNICDHAKGREPTKEEIGDLVTGSEKVLKTVF